Proteins encoded together in one Cetobacterium somerae ATCC BAA-474 window:
- a CDS encoding CD3073 family putative ECF transporter S component, with translation MKRNTLSITISALGIGLNIILATLAKTFNIPFLFLDTIGTILSGALLGPFFGGITGLITNVITAMVNNPIELPFAIVNMMIGIVVGIISKKFGFTIKIAVLTGILLAILAPLIGTPIAVSLFGGLAGGSMDILTGWLVKSGQKIFTAAFIPRIMSNLIDKIASCVVVAMIINKLPNNLLNKIRG, from the coding sequence ATGAAAAGAAATACTTTATCGATAACAATATCAGCATTAGGAATAGGACTTAATATTATACTTGCAACATTAGCTAAAACCTTCAATATACCTTTTTTATTTTTAGACACAATAGGAACTATACTTTCTGGAGCTTTGTTGGGACCATTTTTTGGAGGTATTACAGGTTTAATTACAAACGTAATAACAGCTATGGTAAATAATCCTATAGAACTACCATTTGCTATAGTAAATATGATGATAGGAATAGTCGTTGGAATTATTTCAAAAAAATTTGGATTTACAATAAAAATAGCAGTTTTAACAGGAATTTTATTAGCAATTCTAGCTCCTTTAATTGGGACACCAATAGCTGTGTCATTATTTGGTGGATTAGCAGGAGGTTCAATGGATATATTAACAGGATGGCTAGTAAAAAGTGGACAAAAAATATTTACAGCAGCTTTTATTCCTAGAATAATGTCAAATTTAATTGATAAAATAGCTTCATGTGTGGTAGTGGCAATGATAATAAATAAACTTCCTAATAACTTATTAAATAAAATAAGAGGGTAG